The genomic DNA CGGCGGGCGGCGACTTCCCCCGGCAGATCGCCTTCTCCCCCAAAGGCGGGCTGCTGTTCGCGGCCAACCAGCGGTCCGGCACCGTCAGCACGTTCCGGGTGGGTGCGGACGGCGGACTGCGGCTTACGGGAGAGCCCTTCGCCTCACCCGTCGCCGTCTGTGCGCTGCCGTTGTAGGGCTCGCGGTCGGGAGACGGCGCCCGCCTGCGCGAGCAGCACGTGCACCCGCTCCGTGAGCTGTGCGATCTCGTCGGCGGGCGCGTGGAAGGGCAGGCGTACGTCGCCGTGGCCACGGACGCGTTCGACGCGCAGGGTCAGTCCGTGCCGGTCGACGGCGAGCGGCCGCACCCGGACCGCTCCGTGCAGGCTGTGGGTCGACGAGCCGGGTCAGCCGCTGCACGGCGTCGTCGTGGCAGTCGGCGAGATGGGTCAGCAGCCGCGCCTCGGCCAGCGCCAGCGGATCGGGCTGCGCGGCGGTGAACTCGTCGACGTCGACCACCACGGCGCCGGACGGCCGCCGCAGCACCACACGGGTGGGCCGGAAGGCCAGGTGCCCGTCCGTCACGGCGAACCAGCCGGCGAGCCAGAGCCGGGCCCTGATCCGGCCCCGCACCGGGACGGGCGCCACGTCGGCGAACTCCAGCACGGCGGACGGCTCGCCGCGGGGCGCGCACACCGCCGCGGTGAGCAGCGCGCTGTCCTCGGGCACGCGCAGAAGCACCCGGCCGTCGTCGGCCACGGTGTGCGCGCCGACGAACTCCTCGCGGCCGCCCTCCGCGGTCACCGCGCAGGACCAGGCGGCGGCGAGCACGGAACGGGCCTGTTCCGCCGCGCCGGGTGCGGCCGTCCAGGTGTGGCTGTCACGCATCCCAACCTCCGTTCACAGTTCATTAGGTAAGGCTCACCTAACCTAGCGGAGATCGGGGAGTGCGCCAACCACGACAGTTCCTCGAACCGGCATCCGGAGCGGCACCGTCAGGGCGCGATGGCTCCCAGCAGCGCCCGTGCGCACAGGTCCCGCACCTGCTCGCGGGCGGGCTCCGGATCCCGCAGCCACTCCAGGCAGACGGCGGTGGTGAAGGCCAGCCAGCCGCGTACCGCGAGCCGTACGTCGCCGCGCTCCTCGAAGGCCGGGCCGAACTCCGGGTCCGCGGCCAGGGCGGCGAGGATCTGCCGCTCCTGCGCGGCGAGCGCCCTCTGGTAGACGCGGCGCACCGCGCGGTCCCCCGCCGCGTCGGCGCGGTGGAAGGCACGGTAGCCGTGCGCGTGGGCCCGGACGTACTCCAGGTAGGCGTCGAGGCCCGCGGTGAGCTGCTCGCGGACCGGGACGCCAGGCACGGCCGCCGTCATCCGCAGCATGCGCTCGCTCTCGCGCTCGACGACCGCCGCGAAGAAGTCCCGCTTGTTCGGGAAGTAGTGGTACAGCAGCCCGCGGGAGACCCCGGCGATCTCGGCGACCTGCTCGATCCAGACCTCGTCGTAGGGGCTCTCCGAGAACAGCCGCGCACCCACCGAGAGCAACTGCTCCCGGCGCTCGATCGTGCTGAGCCGGCGGCGGACGCGCCCGCCCTGGTTCGCGGCCATGCCCCGCACCTTACTTGACGCCGGTTCAACAACGGGTCGAGACTGGGGCGCGTTATTGAATCCATGTACAACACGCTCGCCTCGGCTCGTGCAACACGCCGCTGCGTCAAGGGAGATCGCGTCATGGCCCAGACAGCGAGGGAACCGGCACCGGGCGGACTGCCGAAGGGCTTCCGCAGCGCCGAGCTGGGCTGGCCCGAACTGCACCGCATCCCGCACCCTCCGTACCGGCTGCCCCTGCTCGGTGACGTCGTGGGGGCGAGCAGGCGCACCCCGATGCAGGACTCGCTGCGGTACGCGCGGCGGCTGGGGCCGATATTCCGGCGGCGGGCCTTCGGCAAGGAGTTCGTGTTCGTGTGGGGCGCGGCCCTCGCCGCCGACCTGGCGGACGAGGCGCGGTTCGCCAAACACGTGGGCCTGGGAGTGGCCAACCTGCGGCCGGTGGCCGGGGACGGGCTGTTCACGGCGTACAACCACGAGCCCAACTGGCAGCTCGCGCACGACGTGCTGGCGCCCGGCTTCAGCCGCGAGGCCATGGCCGGGTACCACGTGATGATGCTGGACGTGGCCGCGCGGCTCACCGGCCACTGGGACCTGGCCGAGGCGTCGGGCCGGGCGGTGGACGTGCCCGGCGACATGACGAAGCTGACGCTGGAGACCATCGCGCGCACCGGTTTCGGGCACGACTTCGGCTCCTTCGAACGCGCCCGCCTCCATCCCTTCGTCACCTCGATGGTGGGCACGCTCGGCTACGCGCAGCGCCTGAACACGGTGCCCGCGCCGCTCGCACCCTGGCTGCTGCGCGACGCGAGCCGCCGCAACGCCGCCGACATCGCCTACCTCAACCGCACGGTCGACGATCTCGTCCGCGAACGCCGGGCGAGCGGCGGCAAGGGCAGGAAGGGCGACCTGCTCGACCGGATGCTGGAGACGGCCCATCCGGAGACCGGCGAGCGGCTGTCGCCGGAGAACGTCCGCCGGCAGGTCATCACCTTTCTGGTCGCCGGTCACGAGACCACCTCGGGCGCGCTCTCCTTCGCCCTGCACTACCTCGCCCAGCACCCCGAGGTCGCGGCCCGGGCGCGTGCGGAGGTGGACCGGGTGTGGGGCGACACCGAGGCGCCGGGTTACGAGCAGGTGGCCAGGCTGCGCTACGTGCGCCGGGTCCTGGACGAGTCGCTGCGACTGTGGCCGACCGCCCCCGGCTTCGCGCGGGAGGCCCGCGAGGACACGGTGCTCGGCGGCACGTACCCGATGCGGCGCGGGGCCTGGGCGCTGGTGCTCACGGGCATGCTGCACCGCGACCCCGAGGTGTGGGGTGCGGACGCGGAGCGGTTCGACCCGGACCGCTTCGACGCGAAGGCCGTACGGTCGCGCGCCCCGCACACGTTCAAGCCGTTCGGGACCGGGGCGCGCGCGTGCATCGGACGGCAGTTCGCGCTGCACGAGGCCACGCTGGTCCTCGGACTGCTGCTGCGCCGCTACGAGCTGCGGCCGGATCCCGGCTACCGGCTGCGGGTGACCGAGCGGCTGACGCTGATGCCGCAGGGGCTGCGCCTGCACCTGGTCCGGCGGACCGCGGACGCCGGCGGCGCCGCCCCCTCAGAGTCCCGCTGTCCAGTGCCCCGGGCGGGTGACTGAGCACGGCAGCCTGGTGCCGGGGCCGCCCCTGGCCGCGTCGACCTGCGGCTGGGTCAGGAAGAAGGCACCCGTCAGGTCCGCGTCGGTGAGGTCGGCGTCGCGCAGGTCCGCGCCGATCAGGTCGGCGCCCCGCAGGTCGGCGCGGGTGAGGTCGGCGGCGATGAGGTAGGCCCCGCGCAGATCGGCACCCGCCAGGTCGGCGCCCTTGAGCCGGGCGCCCATCAGGTCGGCGTTGCGGCGGTTCTTCTTCCGGCCGCGGGTGCCGGCCCGGACCAGCTCGCTGGTGCGCAGCAGGAGCACGTTGACCCGCTGCCGGTGCGCGGCCACGTCGAGGGCGGCCAGCTCCTCGGGGGTTCCCCCGGCGAGGCGTTCGGTGTCGGCGAGGGCACCGCGCAGGTCGGCGTGGACCGGGCGGGCGGTGGCCAGGGTCAGCGCCTCGGTCAGGTACCGGAGCAGCTCGTGCAGTTGACGGACGACCGGGAACACGTCGAACATGCGGCGGGTCCGCTCCGGTGGGCCCGCGCGCCAGTCCCGGCCGCCGAAGGTGATCTGCGAGACCCGCTGCCCGGCGCCGAAGCAGTCGTAGACCGTGCAGCCGGTGAAGCCGCGCTCCCGCAGTCTCGCGTGGATGCCGCAGCGGTGGTCGGTGCCGAGGTTCGGGCAGGGCGTTCCGGCGTCCTTGTCGATCGCGAAGTCCGCCGAGCGGGCGAACGGCAGGGCCGCACAGCACAGGCCGAAACAGCTCGCGCAGTCGCCGCGCAGTTCCGCCCCGGCCGGGGCATCCGTCCGGTCCGCCGTGTGTTCTCGCATGTCGTCGAGGATACGGGCCGGTCAGGGCTCCAGCGCGGACAGGTCCAGCCGGGCCAGCCGCTCCGGGTCGGACAGGATGTACAGACCCGTGATGAGGCCGTCGGCGACGGTGACGTAGGTGACCGACACCGGCCGCCCCTCGGACACGGCGACGGTGCCGACCGCGTCGTTGATCAGGACGACGTGGGCGAGTCCGGCGAGGTGGCGGAAGTGGAACGCACCGGTGGCGACCGTCCGCGCTCCCCGCGCCACCTTGGACGCCGCGATGCCCCGGGCCAGCGCGCCCGCGTCGGCCCGCAGCACCACGTCCGGGTGGAGGACGGACACCAGTGCCTCGAAGTCACCGGCGCGGCTGGCGGCGAGGAAGGCCTCCACCACCCGGCGCTGACGGCCGAGGTCCGGTTCGGCGGCGGGGGTGGCGTCGCGCACCCGGCGCCGGGCCCGGCTGGCGAGCTGCCTGGTGGCGGCCGGGGTGCGCTCGACGACCTGCGCGATGTCGTCGAAGGGCACGGCGAACATGTCGTGCAGGACGAACGCCAGCCGCTCGGCCGGTTCCAGCCTCTCCAGCACCACCAGCAGGGCGATGCCCACCGAGTCGGTGTGCAGCGCCTCCGCCTCCGGGTCGGCCTGGGGCAGGCTCCGCAGCACGGGGTCGGGCATGAAGGAGTCGAAGCCCTCGGTCATGGGCTCCTCGCGGCGCGCGGTGCGGGAGCGCAGCAGATCCAGGCAGATCCGGCCGGTCACGGTGGTCAGCCAGGCGCCGAGGTTGTCGATGCCGTCCCCGCCGGAGCGGTCGAGGCGCAGCCAGGCCTCCTGCACGGCGTCCTCCGACTCGGCCAGGGAGCCGAGCATGCGGTAGGCCACCGCCCTGAGCTGCCCGCGGTGCTCCTCGAAGCGCTCCGCGAGACGCTGCTGTCCCCGCACGTCCCCTTCTCCCAGCACGTCCCGCTCTCCCCGCGCGTCCCGTTCTCCCCGCATGCCCTGCTCCCCCGTCATACCGCTACCGCGCGAAGACTTCGAAGGTCACCGCCGGCTTTCCGCCGAACCGCTCCCCCGCGGCCTCGGCGAAGCCGGTGAGGAATCCGCGCACGTACGTCTCCGGGTCCTCCTCGGTCAGCACCTCGATGTACGTGCGATGTTCCAGCAGCGAGCGCACGGCGCGCTCCAGACCCGGGGTGGCGTCCACGGCGTGGGTGGGCGAGGAGGAACCGGCGACCGCGACCCAGCGCACGCCGTTCCAGGGTTCCAGGCCCTGGTCCGTCAGCTCCGGGAAGATCCACCGGTTGCCGGCGTCGGCCGCCGCGTCGAGCGTGGCGCGGCCGACGGCGACGTGGTCCGGGGTGTTCCAGGTGACGCCGCCCCAGGTGTCCCGGTGGTTGAGGGTGATGACCAGCTCGGGCCGGTGCCGTCGGATCGCGGCGGCGATGTCACGGCGCAGCGCGGTGCCGTACTCGACGACGCCGTCCCGGTGGTCGAGGAACTCCACCTCGCTCACCCCGACGACGGCGGCGCTCGCCCGCTGCTCCCGCTCACGCAGCGGGGCGCACTCCGCGGGCGGCAGCGTATCGATGCCCGCCTCGCCCCTGGTCGCGAGCACGTAGACGACCTCGCGGCCCTCGTCGGTCCAGACCGCGATCGCCGCCGAGCAGCCGTACTCCAGGTCGTCCGGGTGGGCCACGACGGCGAGGGCACGGCGCCAGTCGCCGGGCATGGGCTCCAGTTGCGTGATCGTCGGCTCCGTCATGCCCGCACACTAACCCGCGCCACTGACATCCCACCCGGACATCCCACCCGGACATCCCGTCTGGACATCCCGTCCGGACATCCCGTCCGGCGTCGTTCAGGCCTCGTCGCGGGCGAGCGCGAGCAGCCGGTCCAGGACGCGGGGGCCGCCCGCCCGCACGCCGTCGTGCTCGAACTCGTCGGTGACCCAGGTGCGCAGGCCCCGAACCGTCCGGGCGGTGGCCAGCGCGTGGGCGGTGTCGACGTACATGTCGTCGTGGTAGACGGCCGCGGCGGCCGGCACCTCGTTGGCGGCGAGGCGGGCGGGGTCGTACAGCGGGGTCCAGTCGGTGTGGGCGGCGAGCAGTTCGGCCGTCTCGCGCAGCGGGCGCAGCGCCGGGTCGCAGTCGAACATCCAGGGGTGGATCGACTCGCCGGTGAACAGCAGGGGTTCGTCGCCGGCGAGGGCCTTCGCGGCGTCGAAGCGCGGGAACTCGGCGCGGACCCGCTCGGCGGACCAGGCGGTGGGCCGGGCGTCCTGGCCGTAGATCACCTCGTGGATGAGGGCGTACAGCGGGTTGGCCGCGAAGGACAGCAGGCCCTGCGCCTGCTCCTGGAAGGCGTCGGAGAGTTCGTGCCCGTTCGGGGTGCGGACGAAGGCGTCCTCCAGCAGGAAGTGCAGCCGGTGGCTGCCCTCGCTGCCGCCCAGCATGATGCCGAGCGACTGGAAGGCCTCCACGGTGAGGCGGTAGCCGTTCGGCAGGACCACGTCGTGGGTGAGGAGGTGGTCGGCGATGCGGCGGGCGCGCTCGACGTCCTGCGGGTAGCGGGCGTAGTGCGCGGCGACCTTGCGCTCGATGCGGGGGTAGGCGGCCCGGTAGACGTCGTCCGCGTGGGCGTCCAGGGAGGGCAGACCGCCGGTGATCAGGGCGGCGCTCAGGCCCTCGGGGGCCAGCGACAGGTAGGCGACGGTGCAGAAGCCGCCGAAGCTCTGGCCGAGGACGGTCCAGGGGGCGCCGCCGGTGACCCGGGGGCGGATGGCCTCGCAGTCGCGGACGATGGCGTCGGAGCGGAAGTGGGTGAGGTAGTCGGCCTGCTCGGCGGGGCCGCCGCGCAGCGGGAGCGTCTGACGGTTGGCCGGGGTGGAGGCGCCGGTGCCGCGCTGGTCCAGGAGCAGGACGCGATACTCCTTGAGGGCGCGGCCGAACCACGCGGGCCGGCCGATGAAACGGTTCGCCCCGAAACCCGGTCCGCCCTGGAGGTAGACCAGCCAGGGCAGGTCCTTGTCGGCCTTGTCGCTCGCGACGGCCTCGCGGGCGTACAGCTCGATCGTCTCCCCGGTGGGGTCGGCGTGATCGAGGGGCACGGTGAAACGGCGGTCGGTGAGGACGACGCCTGGCTGGCGGTAGCTGACGCTCAAGGGGTCTCCCGGGGCGGACGGATCTGGCGACCGATGCTTTCGGCCGCGTCCCAGTTCAGCACACCGTCCTTCGGCCGCCGACCCCCGGGATCATGAAATCGTACTGACAGATCTACTGAACGGCCGGTCAGCGGGCGGCGAGGCTGGAGCGCCGCACGACCAGCTCCGGCTGGAGGACGACCCGCCGGTGCGGGTGGGTCCGGTCCGTGCCCTCCAGCTCGGTCTCCTCCAGGAGCAGCTCGGCGGCCATGGCGCCCATGGTGTGGGCGGGCTGGCGCACGGAGGTGAGCGGGACGGCCGCGGCGGCGGCGAACTCGATGTCGTCGTAGCCCACGATCGCGAGGTCGTCGGGGACGCCGACCCCGGCGGCGTACATGGCCTGCAGGACGCCGAGGGCGAGCAGGTCGTTGGCGCAGAAGACGGCGGTCGGCCGCTCGGCGAGGCCCAGCAGGCGGGCGCCGGCGTCGCGGCCCGCGGCGACGTCGAGGCGCTCGGTGGGCAGTTCGCGCAGCGCGTCGGGGCCGAGCCCGGCCTCGGCGAGCGCGGCGAGGGCGCCGGTGCGGCGGTCGCGGACCTGGTTGAGGCCGGGCGGACCGCTGACGTAGGCGATGGAGCGGTGTCCGGCGTCCACCAGATGGCGTACGGCCAGCGCGCCGCCCGCGACGTCGTCGACGGAGACCGAGCACTCGGTGGTGCCCTCGGCGACACGGTCGACGAGGACGAAGGGGATGTTGTGGCGCCGGAAGCCCTCGATGTTGCGGCCGGTGGCGTCGGCGGGGGTGAGCAGGACGCCCCGGACCCGCTGCTCGGCGAAGAGCGAGAGGTACTCGGCCTCCTCGCCCGGGTTCTGCGCGCTGTTGCAGACCATCACGCCGAGCCCGGCGTCGCGGGCGGCCCGCTCAGCACCGCGGGCGACGTCGACGAAGAACGGGTTGCCCATGTCCAGGACTAGCAGTCCCATGATGCGGCTGCGGCCGGCGCGCAGCTGGCGCGCGGACTCGCTGCGGACGTAGCCCAGCCGGTCGATCGCGGACAGCACCCGCGCCCGGGTCTCGGTCGCGACGGTGTCGGGGCGGTTGATGACGTTGGAGACCGTGCCCACGGAAACTCCGGCGGCGCGGGCGACGTCCTTGATACCCACGGAATGGGCCATCGGGCAGGGACCTCCGAGGTCGGGTGGGAGTGGGGGGCAGCCGTGGGACCTTCACACAGTACCCGGGCCGCCCCGGCGGGGCCCCCGTCAGGCGAGGTGGAACACCTCGGTGAGGGGCTTCATCGCCTCGTCGGCGCGGGCCCCGTCGAGGGACTCGAAGAGCGGACCCATCTCCGCCTGCCAGCGGGCGTTGACCTCGGTGGCCTCCATGCCGGCCCGGGCGGCGGCGAAGTCCTCGGTCTCCAGGTAGCCGACGAGCAGCCCGTCGTCGCGCAGGAAGAGCGAGTAGTTGTGCCAGCCGGTGGCGGAGAGCGCCTCGCACATCTCCGGCCACACGGCGGCGTGGCGTTCGCGGTACTCCGCGATGCGGTCCCGGCGGACCTTGAGCAGGAAACAGACGCGCTGCATGAAGTACCGCTCCCGGGTCGAGTGCTGAGGGCCGCGACTAGAAGTCGAACTGGTCGACGTTGTCGGCGGTGAACACGGTCGGCTTGCCGAGGTTGATCACACCGTCCTTGCCGATGGTGTACTCGCCCATGGCCCCGGCCTTGAAGGTCTCGCCCTCCTTGCCGGTGATCTGCCCGGAGGACAGGGCGACGGCGGTGCGCGCGGCCAGTTCGCCGAGCTTGGCCGGGTCCCACAGCTCGAAGGCCTCGACGGTGCCGTTCTTGACGTACTTGCGCATGTCGTTGGGGGTGCCGAGGCCGGTCAGCTTGACCTTGCCCTTGTACTTGGAGCCGGACAGGTACTGGGCGGCGGCCTTGATGCCCACGGTGGTCGGGGAGATGATCCCCTTCAGGTTCGGGTGCTCCTGGAGCAGGCCCTGGGTCTGCTGGAAGGACTTCTGGGCGTCGTCGTCGCCGTAGGCGACCTTGACCAGCTTGATGTCCTTGTACTTCGGGTCCTTCAGCTCGTCCTTCATGATCTCGATCCAGGCGTTCTGGTTCGTCGCGGTCTGCGCGGCGGACAGGATCGCGATCTCGCCCTTGTTGCCGATCTGCTCGGCCATCTGCTGCACCTGGGTGCGGCCGATGTCGTCGGCGGAGGCCTGGGAGATGAAGGCGTTGCGGCACTCGGGGTTGGTGTCCGAGTCGTAGGTGACGACCTTGATGTCGTTCTTCATCGCCTGCTTGAGCGCGGTGCACAGGGCGCCCGGGTCCTGCGCGGAGACGGCGATGGCGTCGACCTGCTGCTGGGTGAGCGTGTTGACGTAGGAGACCTGGCCGGCGGTGTCGGTGCCGCTGGAGGTGCCGACCTCCTTGTAGCTGGAGCCCAGCTCCTTCAGGGCCTTCTCGCCGCCCTTGTCCGCGACGGTGAAGTAGGGGTTGTTGACCTGCTTGGGCAGGAAGCCGACGGTCAGCCCCTTCTTCGTCGCGGCGTTCGGGTCGGCCTTGCCCGCCGCGGCGGCCGAGCCGCCCTCGTCCTTGACGTCCTCCTTCGTGGTGCCGCCGCAGGCGGTGGCCGCCAGGGCGAGGGAGGTGACGGCGGCGAGGGCCGCGCAGGTACGGCGGATGGACGACTTGCGCATGGTGGGTTCCTTACGAGGGTGGACGGGCCGGGGACCGGGTTACGGGGTGGGGGCGGGCGCCTTGGACGGGGGCGCCGGTGCCGCCCTGCGTCCGGCCCTCGCGAGGGAGATCTGCCGTGCGACCCGGGGGCCGAGCACGGAGAGGACGAGCAGGACGCCGGTGACGACGATCTGCGACTGGGCGGAGACGTCCTGGAGGCTCATGACGTTCTGGAGCGCGCCGAGCAGGAAGACGCCCGCGATCGCCCCGCCGAGCGTGCCCTTGCCGCCGTCGAAGTCGATGCCGCCCAGGAGCACCGCGGCGACGACGGACAGTTCGAGGCCGGTGGCGTTGTCGTAGCGGGCGCTGGCGTAGTGCAGGGCCCAGAAGACGCCGGTGAGGGAGGACATCAGTCCGGTCAGCGTGAACAGGATCAGTTTCTGCCGCTTGACCCGGATGCCGGCGAAGCGCGCGGCCTCCTCGCTGGCGCCGATGGCGAACAGCGACCGGCCCAGCGGCATGGCGTGCAGGGCGACGACGGCGACGGCCAGCAGCACGAGGAACGGCAGGAAGGCGTACGGGACGAAGGTGCCGTCGATGCGTCCGGCCGCGAAGTCCAGGTACTGCGAGGGGAAGTCGGTCACCGCGTCGGAGCCGAGCACGATCTGCGCGATGCCCCGGTAGGCGGCCATGGTGCCGATGGTGACGGCGAGGGAGGGCAGTCCGAGCCGGGTGACCAGCAGGCCGTTGACCAGACCGCAGACCACGCCGAGCAGCAGGCAGATCGGGATGATCGTCTCGATGGTCATGCCCTGGTTCCACAGGGCGCCCATCACCGCGCCGGACAGGCCCGCGGTGGAGGCGACCGACAGGTCGATCTCGCCGGAGACGACCAGCAGCGTCATCGGCAGGGCGATGAGCGCGATCGGCAGCGTGTTCCCGATCAGGAAGGACAGGTTGAGGGCGTTGCCGAAGCCGTCGACGAAGCCGAAGGAGAGCAGCAGGACGACCACGAGGAGGGCGCCGACCACGGTGTCCCATCGGACGGCGCGCGTCAGGGAGCTGTCAGCCATGGCGGGCGTTCCTCTTCTTCAGGGCGGTGGCCACCCGCAGCGCGACGATCCGGTCGACGGCGATGGCGAGGATGAGCAGGGTGCCGTTGATGGCCAGCACCCACACGGAGCTGACGCCGAGGGCGGGCAGCACGCTGTTGATCGAGGTCAGCAGCAGCGCGCCGAGGGCCGCGCCGTAGACGCTGCCGGAGCCGCCGGTGAAGACGACGCCGCCGACCACCACGGCGCTGACGACGGTCAGTTCGTAGCCGTTGCCGGTGCCGGAGTCGACGTTGCCGAACCGGGCCAGGTAGAGGGCGCCGGCGAGTCCGGCGAGCGCGCCGCAGAAGGTGTAGGCGGCCAGGATCCGCTTGCGGACCGGGATGCCGGCCAGCCGGGCGGCCTCGGGGTTGGAGCCGAGGGCGTACAGCTCGCGTCCGCTGCCGAAGTGCTTGAGGTAGTACGCGGTGGCGACGAGCACCGCCAGGGCGATCATGGCCAGCCAGGGCACGGCGGAGATGCCGCCGGAGCCGAAGTCGACGAAGCCGCCCGGCAGATCGGCCGCGGTGATCTGGCGGGAGCCGACCCAGATGGAGTCGATGCCGCGGATGATGTACAGGGTGCCGAGGGTGACGACCAGGGCGGGCACCTGGCCGAGGCTGACCAGCAGGCCGTTGAGGAGGCCGAAGCCGATACCCAGCAGCACCGCGAGGAGCACGGCCACGACGGGGTTTCCGCCGCCCTGGAGGTAGGTGCCGGCGGCGAAGGCGCTGATGCCGAGAGTGGAGCCGACGGACAGGTCGACGTTGCGGGTGATGACGACCAGGGACTGTCCGGTGGCGACCAGGACCAGGATGGTCGCGTTCAGCAGCAGGTCCTTGATGCCCTGCTCGGAGAGGAACTCGCTGTTGCCTGCCTGGGTGATGGCGATCATCACCAGGAACACGAGCAGGATGGCCAGTTCACGCATCTTGAAGATGCGGTCCACCAGCCGGGTGGCGCCTGCCCCCGGCACGTCGGCCGCGGAGGCCTTCTCGGGTGCGGTGACCGTCATGCGGCGGCCCTCCCCGTGGCTGCGGCCATCACGGTCTCCTCGGTGGCGTCGGAGCGGGATATCTC from Streptomyces sp. CB09001 includes the following:
- a CDS encoding ABC transporter permease, whose amino-acid sequence is MTVTAPEKASAADVPGAGATRLVDRIFKMRELAILLVFLVMIAITQAGNSEFLSEQGIKDLLLNATILVLVATGQSLVVITRNVDLSVGSTLGISAFAAGTYLQGGGNPVVAVLLAVLLGIGFGLLNGLLVSLGQVPALVVTLGTLYIIRGIDSIWVGSRQITAADLPGGFVDFGSGGISAVPWLAMIALAVLVATAYYLKHFGSGRELYALGSNPEAARLAGIPVRKRILAAYTFCGALAGLAGALYLARFGNVDSGTGNGYELTVVSAVVVGGVVFTGGSGSVYGAALGALLLTSINSVLPALGVSSVWVLAINGTLLILAIAVDRIVALRVATALKKRNARHG